One genomic window of Pempheris klunzingeri isolate RE-2024b chromosome 12, fPemKlu1.hap1, whole genome shotgun sequence includes the following:
- the eif4e1c gene encoding eukaryotic translation initiation factor 4E family member 1c, with protein sequence MATSEPKAPETEDQQSDSQVVANPEQYIKHPLQNRWALWYFKNDKSKSWTENLRLISKFDTVEDFWALYNHIQQPSKLGFGCDYCLFKDGIKPMWEDDRNKLGGRWLMTLNKQQRHNDLDRYWMETLLCLVGESFDEASEDVCGAVVNVRPKGDKIAIWTSNCQNREAIMTIGQLYKERLNLPIKAMIGYQSHDDTSSKSGSTTKNMYSV encoded by the exons AAAGCACCTGAAACCGAAGATCAACAGAGCGACAGCCAAGTCGTTGCGAATCCTGAGCAGTATATCAAGCACCCCTTGCAAAACAG atGGGCCCTGTGGTATTTCAAAAACGACAAGAGTAAAAGCTGGACGGAGAACTTGCGTCTCATTTCCAAGTTTGACACGGTGGAAGACTTTTGGGC ATTATACAACCACATACAGCAACCAAGCAAACTTGGCTTTGGCTGCGATTACTGTTTATTTAAG GATGGGATCAAGCCAATGTGGGAGGATGACAGGAACAAGCTGGGGGGTCGATGGCTGATGACTCTCAATAAACAACAGAGACACAATGACCTTGACCGCTACTGGATGGAGACA ctctTGTGTTTAGTCGGTGAGTCGTTTGATGAGGCGAGCGAAGATGTGTGTGGAGCCGTGGTCAACGTCAGACCTAAAGGTGACAAAATAGCCATCTGGACGAGCAACTGCCAAAACAGGGAAGCCATCATGACGATAGG GCAACTTTATAAAGAGCGTCTGAACCTCCCCATCAAAGCCATGATCGGCTACCAGTCACACGACGACACATCCAGCAAGAGCGGCTCCACCACCAAGAACATGTACTCCgtttga